A single window of Cetobacterium sp. 8H DNA harbors:
- a CDS encoding [FeFe] hydrogenase, group A — MNKKQNLLRTSLGSVFMESDLMGGLIGDNRLITISGKVNNPGIYEIPENATLKNIIDLAGGMKLGKDFKAAQFGLPFGGFATKEDLNKIVDFEHYFDSNHPKTLIILSGESCMVQFAKYYIEFILGKLSKGEYREYLMAKFEIERSWRVLDRISKGKANMRDIYLLRQLSKLIKDTTHQKHNLIEETIDAFYKEFEEHIEEHRCYTGECPQLVRFRITSKCIGCTACSRVCPVHCIKGKVKERHSIDIERCTHCGQCVAVCPVNAINEGDNSLKFLRDLATPGKVVITQMAPAVRVALGEAFGFEPGTNIEKKINGALRMLGVDHVFDTTWAADLTIMEEATEFQHRLEAFFKGDDNVRLPILTSCCPAWVKFIEQSYPDMLDVPSTVKSPMQIFSTIAKDIWAKEKGYKRDEITTVALMPCLAKKYEAARPEFSRGDNYDTDYVITTRELIKIFKETEIDLNLVEDEEFDNPLGEYSGAGIIFGRTGGVIEAATRTTIEMITGERIENIEFEALRGWDGFRSCDLKIGHIELRIGIAHGLEEAKKMLDKIRSGDEFYHAIEIMACKGGCIGGGGQPKAIKKQETLEKRAEGLNNIDKISEHRRSHENPQVLSIYDKYLDYPLSRKAHELLHTKYFPKIKTHR, encoded by the coding sequence ATGAATAAGAAGCAAAATTTACTAAGAACTTCTCTAGGATCAGTTTTTATGGAGAGCGACTTAATGGGTGGACTTATAGGAGACAATAGACTAATAACTATCTCAGGAAAAGTTAATAATCCAGGCATTTACGAGATTCCTGAAAATGCAACTTTAAAAAATATTATTGATCTTGCTGGCGGAATGAAGCTTGGAAAAGATTTTAAAGCAGCTCAATTCGGTTTACCTTTTGGTGGTTTTGCCACAAAAGAAGATTTGAATAAAATAGTTGATTTTGAACACTACTTTGACTCAAACCACCCAAAAACACTTATTATTCTATCTGGTGAAAGTTGTATGGTTCAGTTTGCAAAGTATTATATTGAATTTATTTTAGGTAAACTTTCTAAAGGTGAATATAGAGAGTACCTTATGGCTAAATTTGAAATTGAAAGATCTTGGAGAGTTTTAGATAGAATCTCTAAAGGAAAAGCTAATATGAGAGATATCTATCTTTTAAGACAACTTTCAAAATTAATCAAAGATACCACTCATCAAAAGCATAATTTAATAGAAGAAACTATCGATGCTTTTTATAAAGAGTTTGAAGAACATATAGAAGAGCATAGATGTTACACAGGAGAATGCCCTCAACTTGTTAGATTTAGAATTACAAGCAAATGTATTGGATGTACTGCTTGTTCAAGAGTTTGCCCCGTACATTGTATTAAAGGAAAAGTAAAAGAAAGACATAGCATAGATATTGAAAGATGTACTCACTGTGGGCAATGTGTAGCAGTTTGTCCAGTTAATGCAATCAACGAAGGGGATAATAGCTTAAAGTTTTTAAGAGATTTAGCTACTCCTGGAAAAGTTGTTATTACTCAAATGGCTCCAGCAGTTAGAGTTGCTTTAGGAGAAGCTTTTGGTTTTGAACCAGGAACTAATATTGAAAAGAAAATTAATGGAGCTCTTAGAATGCTAGGTGTTGACCATGTTTTTGATACTACTTGGGCTGCCGATTTAACTATTATGGAGGAGGCTACTGAGTTCCAGCACAGATTAGAAGCTTTCTTTAAAGGAGATGATAATGTTAGATTACCTATCCTTACTTCTTGTTGTCCTGCTTGGGTTAAGTTCATAGAGCAAAGTTATCCTGATATGCTAGATGTACCTTCTACTGTTAAATCTCCTATGCAAATTTTTTCAACAATAGCTAAGGATATATGGGCTAAAGAAAAAGGATATAAAAGAGACGAAATTACTACTGTTGCATTAATGCCTTGTCTGGCTAAAAAATATGAGGCTGCTAGACCTGAATTTTCTAGAGGTGATAACTATGATACGGATTATGTTATAACTACTAGAGAATTAATTAAAATCTTTAAAGAAACTGAAATTGATTTAAATTTAGTTGAAGATGAAGAATTTGACAATCCTCTTGGAGAATACTCAGGTGCTGGTATTATTTTTGGTAGAACTGGAGGAGTTATCGAAGCTGCTACTAGAACTACTATTGAAATGATTACTGGTGAAAGAATTGAAAACATTGAATTTGAAGCTCTTAGAGGATGGGATGGTTTTAGAAGTTGCGATCTTAAAATTGGTCATATTGAACTTAGAATTGGAATCGCTCATGGTTTAGAAGAAGCTAAAAAAATGCTAGATAAAATTAGAAGTGGTGATGAGTTCTATCATGCTATCGAAATCATGGCATGTAAAGGTGGATGTATTGGTGGTGGTGGTCAACCAAAAGCCATTAAAAAACAAGAAACTTTAGAAAAAAGAGCCGAAGGTCTTAATAATATTGATAAGATATCTGAGCACAGAAGATCTCATGAAAATCCTCAAGTATTATCTATTTATGACAAAT